From the genome of Sulfurovum sp. NBC37-1, one region includes:
- a CDS encoding metallophosphoesterase gives MDAFRRSFIRLSVVTAVSLAIGGCNNSDSKDSTVNGLSVMLDPDNSMVKHNAEQIVLKFNEPIDPETLDGNILLKDKIGSLGNAYTVMPDPADSHRQRVLIKLNDGFGLKESWKYTIAVSDHIRSIYGYSLPAPISLEFVTTGKNPFESTEPGESKRTKIVVISDLHMNEQRGYEDGYSLFTENGKLLEAFLEKVRSSDQIKELVVLGDMMDMWVVPMAYRTFHDDVADTQAYFHSVAEANVNKGIIDKLNQIADEGLIRFSYVPGNHDMLFTEEIFYSIFPNGHWHGGTAGTGSYTPAYETNVTMEHGHNYDLFNAPDSVTTEGSILPPGYFITRIYATGNLQSTEKLPIEPQATENIAPELIYTTAWDIAVASINIPNFDPDKPQIYTQIDDYTQLYSSNDARDIYTETIAPDWKERQERNGVIFPTPVIVGIMNGSGKFFWFGTLEYSAIMQYFVPQESKTRIVVFGHTHHALLKKDLATLGNIYANSGTWVDRKYLNEGALTGTAVILNTSASSGSDIDSVTLYQAVMGDDEKLSLKLIDEEYLDSTN, from the coding sequence ATGGATGCTTTCAGACGCAGTTTTATCAGACTTTCTGTCGTTACGGCGGTAAGCCTGGCGATAGGCGGTTGCAATAACAGTGACAGCAAAGATAGCACAGTAAATGGTTTAAGTGTAATGCTTGATCCTGATAACTCTATGGTAAAGCATAATGCTGAACAGATTGTTTTAAAATTTAACGAACCAATAGACCCTGAGACACTGGATGGTAATATATTACTGAAAGACAAAATAGGAAGTCTCGGCAATGCCTATACGGTAATGCCGGATCCTGCTGATTCGCATAGGCAGCGCGTTCTCATCAAACTGAATGACGGTTTCGGTCTGAAAGAGTCCTGGAAATATACAATTGCAGTCAGTGACCACATTAGATCAATCTACGGCTACAGTTTGCCTGCTCCGATTTCACTGGAGTTCGTTACTACCGGTAAAAATCCTTTTGAATCTACAGAACCGGGAGAATCGAAGCGTACCAAAATCGTAGTGATCAGCGACCTGCATATGAATGAGCAGCGCGGCTATGAGGATGGCTACAGTCTCTTTACGGAAAACGGAAAACTGCTGGAAGCGTTTCTTGAAAAAGTCAGAAGCAGTGATCAGATCAAAGAGCTTGTCGTGCTGGGCGATATGATGGATATGTGGGTTGTACCGATGGCATACCGTACTTTTCATGATGATGTGGCCGATACGCAAGCTTATTTTCATAGCGTGGCAGAGGCAAATGTGAACAAAGGGATAATTGACAAACTCAATCAGATCGCTGATGAAGGGCTTATCCGATTCAGTTATGTTCCGGGCAATCACGATATGTTGTTTACCGAAGAGATATTTTATTCGATCTTTCCGAACGGACACTGGCATGGCGGTACTGCCGGTACCGGAAGCTATACGCCTGCATATGAAACGAATGTTACTATGGAGCATGGCCATAATTATGATCTTTTCAATGCACCGGATTCTGTAACAACAGAAGGAAGCATTCTGCCGCCGGGCTACTTTATTACACGTATCTATGCTACGGGTAATCTTCAATCAACAGAGAAATTGCCAATAGAGCCGCAGGCAACCGAGAACATAGCTCCCGAACTCATCTATACGACTGCCTGGGATATAGCCGTTGCTTCCATCAATATACCAAACTTTGACCCGGATAAACCCCAGATCTATACACAGATAGATGACTACACACAGCTTTATTCATCCAATGATGCAAGAGATATCTATACAGAGACGATAGCTCCTGACTGGAAGGAACGCCAGGAGAGAAATGGGGTAATTTTCCCAACTCCTGTCATTGTCGGCATTATGAATGGAAGCGGAAAATTCTTCTGGTTCGGTACACTTGAGTACTCTGCAATAATGCAGTATTTTGTACCTCAGGAGTCCAAAACCAGGATAGTCGTATTTGGCCATACCCATCACGCACTGCTCAAAAAAGATCTGGCAACACTTGGCAATATCTATGCCAATTCAGGAACATGGGTTGACAGAAAATACCTCAATGAAGGTGCCTTGACCGGCACAGCAGTTATACTCAACACTTCTGCATCCA